The genome window AGCTCTTGAAGACGCAATGCTAGGATGCTTCTTAACGTAATCCTGTACACCTTTTCGCAATGCACCTGTTCCTTTACCATGGATTATCGAAACACGGGGATAGCCTGCAAGGATTGCATCATCAATATACTTTTCTAGTCTTAACAATGCATCTTCATAACGCTCGCCTCGAAGGTCTAGCTCTGTGCTCACATGATAGTTCGAGCCTTTAATTGTTGCAACCGGCTTTTCAATCGTTTCTTTTTGCTTCCCGAGTAGTTGGAGATCCTGACGCTTCACTTTCACTTTCATTATTCCAACCTGTACTAAATATTCGTTGTCATTTACTTGATTTAAAATTTCACCTTTTTGATTCATCGATAATAGTTTAACATCATCCCCAGGTTGAAGTGTCTTTGTCTCCTCCAATTGGGTTTTTGGGTTCAAATCCTTCTTCTTAGAAAGATTAGGTTTGGCCTCTTCTAACATTTTCTTTGCTTCAATCCACTCATGCTCTTTTAAGGTAACATTAGTTTTCATGTTTCGAATCTCTTCGACAATCATCTCTGCTTCTTCCCGTGCTTCTTGGATTGCTTTTTCTGCTTTTTCTTCGGCCTTTTTATATAATGCTTCCCTTTGCTGTTCAAATTGCTTCCATTCTCTGGCAATCTCGTCACGAAGCTGTTCACTTTCTTGCAAGACCTGATTGGCTGCTTCATAATCACGTTCCGCACCAAGCTGTGATTCTTCTAATGATGCGATCATATTTTCCACACTTTTCGAATCGACACCAATCAGCCCTCTTGCCCGCTCGATAATTGTTTCATCAAGCCCAAGTCGTTTTGAAATTTCGAATGCATTACTTCTGCCTGGCACGCCAATTAGTAAGCGATAGGTCGGCTGTAAGGATTCCACGTCAAATTCAACCGAGGCATTAATTACCTTTTCACGATTATAACTGTATGCCTTCAGTTCTGGATAATGCGTTGTCGCAATGACACGTGCATCTCTTTCAATAACTTCATCTAAAATTGACATTGCTAGTGCAGCACCTTCACCTGGATCTGTACCTGAACCGAGCTCATCAAACAATACGAGTGAATCCTGATCGACCTGCTTAATAATGCTCACAATATTCGTCATATGGGATGAAAAAGTACTGAGGTTTTGCTCAATAGACTGCTCATCGCCAATATCTGCAAATACTTCTTTAAAAACTGCTAGCTCGCAGCCATCAAGTGCTGGAACTTGCAGACCAGATTGTGCCATTAATGTACATAATCCAACCATTTTGATTGTCACGGTTTTCCCACCAGTGTTTGGTCCAGTGATGACAATCGATGTATAGCTTTCACCAATCTCCACATCATTCGCCACAACAACATCACTAGGTATTAATGGATGACGTGCTTGCTTCATCTTAATAATTCCTCGGTCATTCATTGTCGGCTTCGCTGCTTTCATTTGCTGTGATAATTTCGCCCGTGCAGCGATGAAATCAATTGTCGCAAGAATCTTGATATTCTCCAGTAAAACCATCTCTTCTGCTGCAATTTCCCCACTTAATTCAGCTAAAATGCGGTCGACTTCCTGCTTTTCTTTAATCGTCGCTTCTTGAAGCTGGTTGTTCAAGTCAACAATTGCTCTCGGTTCCATAAATAGTGTTTGGCCTGATGATGACTGGTCATGAACAATCCCGCCAATTACGGCGCGATATTCTTGCTTCACCGGAATAACATAGCGATCATTACGAATCGTCACAATTGCGTCTGAAAGCATTTTACTATTGGATCTTGTGTAGCTGTCCAGTTTTTCACGAACCCTGCTCTCAAAAGAACGAATTGAGGAACGGATGCCACGTAATTTCTGCGAGGCACTGTCCATCATGTATCCATGATCATCGATACAGCTTTTAATTTGTTGTTCTAACTCACGTAAGGACGTAATTCCTTCGGCCAATTCTTTTAAAATTGGCAGGTTTTCCTCCAAATTTCCAAGAAAGCTTTTAACCTGTCTGCCACCATATATTGTGTTGGCAACGTCTAAACATTCCTCAGTAGAAAGGACACCGCCAATGACACTTCGCTTCACACTTGCACGAATATCGGTTATCCCACCTAAAGGAATGACTTTATTTAAGCGAATGATTTGTACCGCTTCATCTGTTTCATTTTGGAGTGTTATAACCTTTGCTAATTCAGTCGATGGCTTCAGCGAAGCCGCCATCTCTTTTCCAATCGATGTTGCGGCATTTCCCGCCAACTGGTCGATTATCTTCTTAAATTCAAGTACACGAAGAATTCGTTCATTCATACTTCATAACTCCTTTAATACTAACTTATTTCATTTATTTATTACGATTGAAATATGCGATCAATTTCTCCACTGGCCATGTATTCATTACCGTATCTTTATGAATCCATCCTTTTCTTGCTACTCCCACACCATATTTCATATGTTCGAGCATCTGATAACTATGGGAATCCGTATTAATTGCAAGTGTAACACCAACAGCTTGCGCCTTTCTTGCCCATTCTGCTGATAAGTCCAAACGATTCGGGTTCGCATTTATTTCCAAGGCTGTATTTGTTTCTTTCGCTTTCTCAATCAGCTGATTTACATTGACTTGATAGCCTTGACGTCTGCCGATTAATCTCCCTGTCGGATGAGCGATAAGGGACACATACGGATTTTCCAAGGCCCGATTTAAACGTTCCATGATTTTTTCTTCACTTTGATTAAAACTAGAATGGATCGCACCAATCACGTAATCCATTTCTTTTAAAAATTCATCTGAGAAATCAAGTGAAGCGTCTGGTAAAATATCCATCTCTACGCCTGCAAAAATATGAAAATCATTATATTTCGCATTCAATGCTGCTATTTCTTCTCTTTGTTCCCGTAATCGTTTCTCGTCTAATCCATTGGCAACACGCAAATACCGTGAATGGTCGGTGATCGCCATATATTCATAGCCTTTTTCACGTACCTTATTTACCATTTCTTCGAGTGACTGCGCCCCATCGCTCCATGTCGTATGCATATGTAAATCACCGCGAATATCTGTTAATTTTAACAAAGGTTGCTCTTTTTTAAATTTATCAACTTCTCCTGTGTCCTCTCGTACTTCAGGAGGAATAAAGGTTAAACCAAAATGCTGGAAAAATTCTTTTTCAGTTGAAAATGTTAGAATTTCACCATTTTCCTCGACT of Oceanobacillus zhaokaii contains these proteins:
- the polX gene encoding DNA polymerase/3'-5' exonuclease PolX, coding for MAINKKDVIQLLERIAIYLELKGENPFKISAYRKAAAALQSDERSVDEIDDFTKIKGIGKGTGAIIQEFIDNERSELLEQLITEIPSGLIPLLDLPGLGGKKLAKLYQELGVIDAASLKAACETGQVEKLAGFGKKSAEKILAAINASGKRPERLPIAMMLPLAEEIEAYLEGIEEILDYSRAGSLRRMRETIKDIDFIIATDQPLVVRDHLLTMPGIKDIIAKGDTKVSVTIHAAYDINVDFRLVKREEFATTLHHFTGSKDHNVAMRQLAKSRGEKINEYGVEVEENGEILTFSTEKEFFQHFGLTFIPPEVREDTGEVDKFKKEQPLLKLTDIRGDLHMHTTWSDGAQSLEEMVNKVREKGYEYMAITDHSRYLRVANGLDEKRLREQREEIAALNAKYNDFHIFAGVEMDILPDASLDFSDEFLKEMDYVIGAIHSSFNQSEEKIMERLNRALENPYVSLIAHPTGRLIGRRQGYQVNVNQLIEKAKETNTALEINANPNRLDLSAEWARKAQAVGVTLAINTDSHSYQMLEHMKYGVGVARKGWIHKDTVMNTWPVEKLIAYFNRNK
- a CDS encoding endonuclease MutS2, which codes for MNERILRVLEFKKIIDQLAGNAATSIGKEMAASLKPSTELAKVITLQNETDEAVQIIRLNKVIPLGGITDIRASVKRSVIGGVLSTEECLDVANTIYGGRQVKSFLGNLEENLPILKELAEGITSLRELEQQIKSCIDDHGYMMDSASQKLRGIRSSIRSFESRVREKLDSYTRSNSKMLSDAIVTIRNDRYVIPVKQEYRAVIGGIVHDQSSSGQTLFMEPRAIVDLNNQLQEATIKEKQEVDRILAELSGEIAAEEMVLLENIKILATIDFIAARAKLSQQMKAAKPTMNDRGIIKMKQARHPLIPSDVVVANDVEIGESYTSIVITGPNTGGKTVTIKMVGLCTLMAQSGLQVPALDGCELAVFKEVFADIGDEQSIEQNLSTFSSHMTNIVSIIKQVDQDSLVLFDELGSGTDPGEGAALAMSILDEVIERDARVIATTHYPELKAYSYNREKVINASVEFDVESLQPTYRLLIGVPGRSNAFEISKRLGLDETIIERARGLIGVDSKSVENMIASLEESQLGAERDYEAANQVLQESEQLRDEIAREWKQFEQQREALYKKAEEKAEKAIQEAREEAEMIVEEIRNMKTNVTLKEHEWIEAKKMLEEAKPNLSKKKDLNPKTQLEETKTLQPGDDVKLLSMNQKGEILNQVNDNEYLVQVGIMKVKVKRQDLQLLGKQKETIEKPVATIKGSNYHVSTELDLRGERYEDALLRLEKYIDDAILAGYPRVSIIHGKGTGALRKGVQDYVKKHPSIASSRAGESGEGGSGVTVIEFR